TTTGGGAAGAAAAAGAACATCGCAAACAAGAAAGGCATCTGGAGCAATAGCGGAAGACATCCCGCTACAGGGCTTACTCCAAGTTGGGAAAAGAGCTTCATTTGCTCTTGTTGCATTTTGGTAGGATCGTCCCCGTATTTTTCCTTTAATTCATCGATTTCTGGTTTAATCACCCTCATCTTTGCCATCCCGATGTAGGATTTATAGGTGAGAGGAGAAAGAGCCAACTTGATTATCAACACGATGAGGATGATGATAATCCCGTAGCTGTTAAAGTACTTTTCCAGGAATTCAAATAGATGGACAACAATGTACTTATTTACCCAGCTTACAAAGAAGTACCCCATGTCCACATTTTTCTCAAAACCAGGGGTAATTTGTTTGAGCGTTTTATATTGATCCGGCCCGAAATAGTAGGATAGAGAAGCTTTCCCATTCTCCATAGGAATAGAGAATTGCGCATTCATGACTCTAACAACCGAACTGTCTTCAGGAGTACTTTGGGCCAATTTTACGTTCTGAAAAGCTGAATCTGCAATGATGCCGGCAGTAAAAAATCGTTGACTGAATCCAATCCATTTGACTGGCTCACTGACAGAAGATTCCTCTGGATCGTTTCCTACACCAAGATTGTCTTTGGTTTCAGTGGTGGTAAAATAATTGAGTTCTGTTTTTCTTCTCGATTCTGCAAGATCTTTTTCTTGGGCTTTAATTTGATCATTCCAAGAAAACTGAATCTCTTTTCCAGAAAGTTGATTTTGGAAATTTCCTAAATCCAAGCTTTTTGAAACCAGGTAACTCCCCTTTGCAAGACGATAGGTTTGGGTGATTTTTCCATAGTCTGAGGTGGCAGTCAAGGTTAAAACCTTTACCGTCCCATTTTCCCCAGATTCCTCGGAGAATGTAGGCTTGAAATACAGGTCAGCCAAATTCAAAGGCCCCAATCGGCTTGCAAGTTCGAAACTCATTGAAGAGCTTTGCTCATCCAGAAGATACAAAGGCTCATTTTTCCAGCTTTTGTATTGTTTGAGTTCGACTTGACTGATTTGCCCGCCTTTTGTAGAAAGAGTGATTTTTACATCATCATTTTCCAATGTGATATCCTCTTCTTCTCCAACCGTTAATGCTGCAAATACTCCATATTTTTCAGCTCTTTTAGCATCGATAAGGCTGTCAGGTAATGCGACAGTTTCGATTGTTGATTCAGTTGAGGCTGAATTTACTGCCTCTGTTTCAACTGTAGTTTCTACCGGAGGTAATTCTGGTCCGCTTGCGAAAAAAATCGAATAAATGAGGATTACTGCCGCAAAAAGAATTAAACCGGTTGCTTGGTTTCTATCCATAAATACACTGATTGTCGACTAGGTCAGTCGGTTATTTTGTTTTTTTGATTTTCAACAGCCGCTTGGATGAATTTCACAAATAGTGGCTGAGGATTTAATACGGTACTTTTGTACTCTGGGTGAAATTGAACACCAACAAACCAAGGATGATTTTTTAGCTCGACAATTTCAACCAATCCTGTTTCTGGGTTTTTACCTGAAGCGATCAATCCTTTAGATTCAATTTGCTCCAAATATTGGTTGTTGAATTCGTATCGATGACGATGTCTTTCCTGAATTTTCGATTTGCCGTAGGCAAGATAGGCTTTGCTTCCTTTCTTTAGGTCGCAAGCATACGAACCCAAGCGCATTGTTCCACCTAATTGCTGAATTTTCTTTTGTTCCTCCATCAAAGCTATCACAGGATGAGCTGTGTCAGGATTTATTTCGGTTGAATTCGCATTCTCCAGTCCCAAAACATTTCTGGAAAACTCAATGACTGCTACCTGCATGCCTAAGCAAATGCCGAAAAATGGAATTCCATTTTCTCGAGCATACTTCACAGTCTGAATTTTTCCTTCAAATCCCCTTTCTCCAAATCCAGGTGCCACCAAAATCCCATCTAGTTCAGAAAGTTTAGACTCATAATTATCTGAATTGATCTCTTCAGAGGAGATTAATTTTAGATCGACTTTACACTCAATGGCCGCACCAGCGTGAGTAAATGATTCTATGATAGATTTATATGAATCTGGAAGGGAAACGTATTTTCCAATTAGTCCAATCGTTACTTCTTGAGTTGGGTTTTTTAATCTGCCCAAGAAATCCTTCCAATTTTCAAGCTCGGTATTAGTCTTAGAAGAAAGCTTAAGCTTAGAAATTACACGTTCGTCAAGCTTTTCTTTTTTCATGAGCAAAGGAACATCGTAGATGGATTCAGCATCCATGGCCTCAATGACACTGTTCAATTGGACGTTGCAAAACAAAGCCAATTTTTTCTTGACTTCTGTAGGAAGATGATGCTCTGTACGACAAACCAAAATATCCGGTTGGATCCCAGCTTCCAATAATTGCTTCACTGAATGCTGAGTGGGTTTGGTTTTTAGTTCTTTTGCTGCTCTTAGATAAGGAATTAACGTGAGGTGAATTACCAAAAAGTTATTCGGACCAAGATCCCATCGGGCTTGTCTTACTGCTTCTATAAATGGCAGAGATTCGATATCCCCCACACATCCTCCGATTTCAGTTATGACCACATCAAATTTTCCATCCTCACCGAGTTTATAAAAGTTATTCTTGATTTCGTCTGTGATATGGGGGATTACCTGAACAGTTTTTCCGAGATATTCTCCTTTCCGTTCTTTGGTGATGACATTATTGTAAATTCTTCCCGTAGTAATGTTATTGCTTTGGGAAGTTGAGACATTTAAAAATCGCTCATAATGTCCGAGATCGAGGTCTGTTTCCGCACCATCATCCGTCACATAACATTCCCCGTGCTCATATGGATTGAGTGTTCCAGGATCAATGTTTAAGTAAGGGTCAAATTTTTGGATGGTGACGCTAAACCCTCTGGATTGAAGGAGCTTGCCTAGGGAAGCAGCAATAATCCCTTTCCCGAGAGATGAGGTCACGCCTCCTGTGATGAAAATGTATTTGGTGGATGATGCCATAAGAATGGTGGAGAGGATGTTTTTATTTTAATTCTTATGGGATACAAAGGTAGGGAAAAATCCCATTCAAGCCTGACTTCATTTTTTGGTTTTTTTGATTAAGGGGAAGGGAGTCCGTGGTTAAAAAGGTAAAAAGTGATCAAAAAGTATTTTGAGTCAATTTGTGACAAAAATTTTAGAGTTGTTCTTTTATCCAAGACCTTAGGGGTATGGTTATCAGCTAAAAACAAACAAAAACTCTAATTATAAAAATCATGGCTACTGGCAGAATAAAAATCACAATTACGGATCAGATTTGGTCTCAGTTGGAATCACAACAAAATCCGTCTACCATCTTTTTAGATCCAATCAGCCTCTATAAGAAATTGGATTGGACGGATATTCCTGAAAAGGTGGATACTTTAAACCAATTGTACAGCTGGGTATTTGATGAGGTAATTGTAGCTCAAAAATCCCTGCATGTTTACTGGCCGATTGGAGATAAAACTTCTGAACCTTGGTTTCAGCTTCTTCAATTATCAAATAATGAAAAAATTGATTTTGCCTTAAAACCATCAGTATCCTTTACTTCTGAAAGAAATGAGCTTCACCCAGAAATTGTCCAACAATGGCAAGAGTTGATTTTAATTTTGCTTCAATCACTCTTGGAGGACTTAACGATTAACTCGCAGTTTGAGGAAATTGGAACATTAACTTTTGGGAAAGAATCTATTTTTCTCTTTAAAACCTCTACTGATGGGGGAAATTATTATGGATTTGCAGAGATGAATTCCCCCATTGAAACTTCTGAAGTCGCGTATTCTGGAGTTGAATTATTTTCCTTTGAAGATATAGATGTTTATGAAAGTTTTGAGGAAATGGTCTTGGTCCTATTTAGGATAAAGGATATTGAAGTATATAACTCTAGCTTTATGGATAAAAGTCTGGAAAAGCAATATTTTACATTATTGCTAAATCAAGAAAATTCTTTCAACTTGATTCTAAGATGGCTTGATACATATTCGTTGAATTAATCTCTTTATGATTTCTTCATTTACTATCCTTTGTTAAAAAATTATAAATATTTCTCAAACATCTTTTTATATAGTTTCGTTAATTCTTACATTTCGAAAACTTTTACATTTCATAACCTATCAATACGATGAGAGAATTAATTAAAGAAGCCATAGTGGACCTCAAAAGAAATGACGGTTTTATCTATGTAACTGCTGAAGGAAAAAAAATTGATTTACACGAAGCTGCAGCCAGAGGAATCGCTGTAACTCCAGTAAATCCAAAAGATCAGGTCATTAAAAAACTTGAAAGTGCAGGTTTACATTTGACTGATAATAAGTTTGTAGCTGACCTTAATGAATTGATCAGTGTATTAAATGGTGGAGGTAGTTCTAAATCCGCTGGAAAAAGAAGATCATTTTCAGATGATGAAAAATCCAAAATTCTAGAAGAATGGCAAAAAGTAGAAGCTGCAGGTAAAAAGACCAAGGCTGCATTCGCTAGAGAAATTGGAGTTGGCTATCAAACTTTCATTAATTGGCTGAGAGGTTAATTTATAGTAATATTTAATAAAAAAGGGATGAAATTAATTTCATCCCTTTTTTTATGTCTAAGAATTTACATTTGAGAAATGGCATATTTTGACACCGAAGTGCTTTGAAGATATTGTTTGTATGAATAAAGTTTTCCTTTTTAGACTTGAAAATAGGTGGAATTTGAAGGTCCATTTATTTGAAGTTGGAATCTTATATAATGAACATCAACTTGAAATTCCAATGTGTAAAAAGCAAAAGCCTATATCAAATTGGGTTTAGGTAAAATTGTTAGTTAAGTTGTTTCATGAAATTGAGGATATAAGTAGTCACTTATTTTTTATGGATTGGTGGATAATTCTCCTTGATTTTTAGATCGAAAAAATGGGAATAGTTGACTGAATTCTCCACTTAGCGGATAATCTGATTATTTTTGTCGAAAAAAAGCGTTGAATCAGATTACAATTACCTCATTAATTAAGCAAAACAAACAGGTTCGATTAAAGGCCAAAGAAGATTCAATGATTTGGATTGATTCGGATCATTGGACACCTGATATGGGATCGGATTGGACCTATTTGTTGTTTGATATTTTTCAAATTCGAGGAATTGCCGTTCCATTTTCTGAAGTATCCCTCGATATAGTTGAGTTTGCATCCAAGCCAACCATTTACCAAAGTCCCGTAAATCCGATGTTGGTTTCAGCTCCTGTACAGGATGGCCAAATTAAGTTTACACTTATTCGTGATCCATTTTGGAACAAGATCCTCTTTCAAATCGGAAGACCTGTCTTAGCTAAATCTATAAGCAATGAATCCGTTGATTTTGAATTCGATCAGGCTTTTCCATTGTTTTTCAAAGAAGTAAAAAGATTGTATTTAGGTCCTGAGGGGGAAGTAAAAATTTTGAAATCATGAATTTCAAAGCGCATTTGGATCAATTTCCTGTTTTTCAACAAGTCGCAAAAGCAGGTAAAAATCTAGGAATTCCAACCTATTTGGTAGGTGGATATGTCCGGGATTTGATCCTTAATCGACCTAGTAAGGATATTGATTTCACCTGCGTTGGAAGTGGGATTGCATTGGCGCAAGAAGTTGCCAAGGGGTTTGACTACCATGTTCCACTTTCAGTTTTCAAAAATTTCGGCACCGCGATGTTGAAATTGGAGGACTGGGAATTGGAATTTGTTGGGGCAAGAAAAGAATCCTACCGTCATGATTCCAGAAAGCCGATTGTAGAAGATGGCACCCTTCAGGAAGATCTTGAACGTCGCGATTTTACGATCAATGCGATGGCCATTTCGTTGAATGAGGAAGATTACGGAGAATTAATTGATCCATTTGGAGGACTTGCGGATCTTCAGAAGAAAAATATCAGAACTCCTTTGGAGCCTGGAATAACTTTTTCGGATGATCCCTTGAGAATGCTTCGTGCGGTGAGATTTGCCGCCCAACTGAATTTTGATATCGACTCGGATACATTTTTCTCTTTAACTGAAAATGCCAGCCGACTTCATATTATTTCTGCTGAACGAATCATCGATGAGGTCAATAAAATTGTATTGACACCAAAGCCTTCTTATGGATTCAAACTCCTTTTCGCTTCAAAGCTGCTTCATGAGTTCTTTCCAGAAATGGTAGAACTTCAAGGGGTAGACTCTGTAGATGATAAATCTCATAAGGATAATTTTTATCACACCCTTCAAGTACTCGATAATGTCTGCCAAGTGTCCGACAATCTTTGGCTAAGATGGGCGGCGATTATGCATGACATCGCCAAGCCAGCTACCAAACGTTTTAATCCAAAAGTAGGGTGGACGTTTCATGGGCATGAGGATAAAGGAGCTAAAATGACCCCTTCAATCTTCAGGAGGTTGAAGTTGCCAATGGATGAGCGAATGAAATTTGTCCAAAAATTGGTAAGACTTCATCTTCGTCCAATCGCTCTTGTTAAGGATGAAGTGACTGATTCTGCATTAAGGAGGTTGCTTTTTGATGCCGGTGATGACATTGATGATTTGATGCGACTTTGTCGCGCGGACATCACCTCGAAAAACAATAAAAAAGTCCAACGCTATTTGGAAAACTTCGATAGGGTCGACCAAAAGCTAAAAGAAGTGGAAGAAAAAGATCAAGTACGGAATTTCCAGCCTCCCGTAAGCGGTGAAGAAATTATGGAGATTTTTGGAATTCCTCCTTCAAAAGTGATTGGCGAAATCAAAGAAGAAATTAAAGAAGCTATATTGGAGGGTAGAATTCCAAATGACCCTCAAGTCGCTCGAGAATTTATGTATCAAATCGCCCAGCAAAAAGGGCTTACTCCTATTTCAAAATCTAACTTATAATTATCCATGAAGCGTGCAGTAGTATTCATGCTCCTAATCCTCAGCTCGGGGATGGTGTTTTCCCAAACAGCAACTGATTCAATTCCAAAATTGGATCCCAAAACCAAAAATGCGCTAAATGCAGCAGATCAGGCGGCTTTTCAGTTAGCCATGAGGTACAGTGATCGAGCTTTGGCGAAGACCAAACTATACGATCTCATGGTCAGAAATCCAGAGGATATCCGATACATGGAAGCTTTAGCAAACATCTATTTCGAGGCCAATCAGTCTGCTTCGGCGGCGTTAGTTGCCTTGGATATTTTGGAAATCAACGATAAAAACGTCGGAGCTAAAGAAATAGCAGCTTATTCTTTAGAGCAACTAGGTGCTTTGGATAGAGCTTTGCCTCAATACGAAAGCTTATACCTGTTGACTGGAGATAATTTCAGTCTATTCAAATCTGCCTCTCTTCAATATAATTTGAAGCGGTATGCTGAGGCAATGAACTCGGTTGAAATGCTGATCAAAAATGCAAAAGCTGACGAGAAAATAGGTTTCCCGAAAGAGGATGGAACCACTCAAGAGGTTAGTATGAAGGCAGCTGGATTTAATTTGAAAGGCTTAATCTACTTGGATCAAAATTCAAAAACTGAGGCAAAGGCTGCATTTAGTGAAGCCATCTCCTTAGATCCGAGCTTTGAACAGGCAAAGCAAAATCTGCAATCTTCCAATTGATTTCAAAGACCGGCTCAAGCCGGTCTTTCTTTTTTATCTACACATTAGGAATAAGTTAAATCACCGGGAACAGGAAGGTGCTTTTTGGATATTTGTTTAGATTCAGGAAAATGAATCCTTTATAACCATCGATGAAAAAGTCATTTTTCCTGATTTTGTGGTCAGCATTAGGTTTGACCTCTCTTGCCCTCGCTCAAACTCCAATCACTTACCAATCTCCGAAATTTCGAGAAGCTTGGTCCCAACCATCAATTTATCCCGATCGAATTGTGCTCAATTTTGGAGCAGATCCTTCAACTCAAGTTCAGGTCACTTGGAGGACTAATACCGAAATTACGAATACCAAGGCTCAAATAGCTCCGGCAACAGCCGCTCCCAAATTCTGGAAAAACGGGCAAGAGTTTGTTGCAAAAACTGAACTCATGGATGCTACCCTAATTCCTGATGCAGCATTAAAAGCAAATTACCATTCGGTTTCATTCACTGGGTTAATGCCAGATCAAATCTACGCGTACCGAGTAGGGGATGGGGAGCATT
Above is a window of Algoriphagus sanaruensis DNA encoding:
- the yidC gene encoding membrane protein insertase YidC, with amino-acid sequence MDRNQATGLILFAAVILIYSIFFASGPELPPVETTVETEAVNSASTESTIETVALPDSLIDAKRAEKYGVFAALTVGEEEDITLENDDVKITLSTKGGQISQVELKQYKSWKNEPLYLLDEQSSSMSFELASRLGPLNLADLYFKPTFSEESGENGTVKVLTLTATSDYGKITQTYRLAKGSYLVSKSLDLGNFQNQLSGKEIQFSWNDQIKAQEKDLAESRRKTELNYFTTTETKDNLGVGNDPEESSVSEPVKWIGFSQRFFTAGIIADSAFQNVKLAQSTPEDSSVVRVMNAQFSIPMENGKASLSYYFGPDQYKTLKQITPGFEKNVDMGYFFVSWVNKYIVVHLFEFLEKYFNSYGIIIILIVLIIKLALSPLTYKSYIGMAKMRVIKPEIDELKEKYGDDPTKMQQEQMKLFSQLGVSPVAGCLPLLLQMPFLFAMFFFFPNSIELRQESFLWANDLSTYDEFIKLPFTIPFYGSHVSLFTLLMTVSQLIYTHFNNQLTTATGPMKNLGYIMPVMFMFILNSYPAGLSFYYFVSNMFTFGQQALIKLFVDDAKIRQKVEETKAKNVNKKKSKFQQKLEDAMKAADANRKK
- a CDS encoding CTP synthase, giving the protein MASSTKYIFITGGVTSSLGKGIIAASLGKLLQSRGFSVTIQKFDPYLNIDPGTLNPYEHGECYVTDDGAETDLDLGHYERFLNVSTSQSNNITTGRIYNNVITKERKGEYLGKTVQVIPHITDEIKNNFYKLGEDGKFDVVITEIGGCVGDIESLPFIEAVRQARWDLGPNNFLVIHLTLIPYLRAAKELKTKPTQHSVKQLLEAGIQPDILVCRTEHHLPTEVKKKLALFCNVQLNSVIEAMDAESIYDVPLLMKKEKLDERVISKLKLSSKTNTELENWKDFLGRLKNPTQEVTIGLIGKYVSLPDSYKSIIESFTHAGAAIECKVDLKLISSEEINSDNYESKLSELDGILVAPGFGERGFEGKIQTVKYARENGIPFFGICLGMQVAVIEFSRNVLGLENANSTEINPDTAHPVIALMEEQKKIQQLGGTMRLGSYACDLKKGSKAYLAYGKSKIQERHRHRYEFNNQYLEQIESKGLIASGKNPETGLVEIVELKNHPWFVGVQFHPEYKSTVLNPQPLFVKFIQAAVENQKNKITD
- a CDS encoding CCA tRNA nucleotidyltransferase; translation: MNFKAHLDQFPVFQQVAKAGKNLGIPTYLVGGYVRDLILNRPSKDIDFTCVGSGIALAQEVAKGFDYHVPLSVFKNFGTAMLKLEDWELEFVGARKESYRHDSRKPIVEDGTLQEDLERRDFTINAMAISLNEEDYGELIDPFGGLADLQKKNIRTPLEPGITFSDDPLRMLRAVRFAAQLNFDIDSDTFFSLTENASRLHIISAERIIDEVNKIVLTPKPSYGFKLLFASKLLHEFFPEMVELQGVDSVDDKSHKDNFYHTLQVLDNVCQVSDNLWLRWAAIMHDIAKPATKRFNPKVGWTFHGHEDKGAKMTPSIFRRLKLPMDERMKFVQKLVRLHLRPIALVKDEVTDSALRRLLFDAGDDIDDLMRLCRADITSKNNKKVQRYLENFDRVDQKLKEVEEKDQVRNFQPPVSGEEIMEIFGIPPSKVIGEIKEEIKEAILEGRIPNDPQVAREFMYQIAQQKGLTPISKSNL
- a CDS encoding tetratricopeptide repeat protein encodes the protein MKRAVVFMLLILSSGMVFSQTATDSIPKLDPKTKNALNAADQAAFQLAMRYSDRALAKTKLYDLMVRNPEDIRYMEALANIYFEANQSASAALVALDILEINDKNVGAKEIAAYSLEQLGALDRALPQYESLYLLTGDNFSLFKSASLQYNLKRYAEAMNSVEMLIKNAKADEKIGFPKEDGTTQEVSMKAAGFNLKGLIYLDQNSKTEAKAAFSEAISLDPSFEQAKQNLQSSN